The Amycolatopsis nigrescens CSC17Ta-90 genomic interval CGGTGGCGTCTCACCGGTGTGGCTGACGGCCATGCGGCTGGTCGTCACCGGCGTCTGCCTGGTCGGGTTCGTGCGGCGGTTGCCGCCGAGGCATTCGTGGCCGCGGCTGCTCGCCACGGCGGTGGGGCTGGCGGCGGCGCAGTTCTTCTTCTTCGCCGCGGTGGCCGCTTCCGATGTCGCGACGGCATCCTTCGTGCAGTTCCTCGCGGTGCCCATCCTCGCGCTCTACGAAAAGGTCGTGGACAGGTCCGCGCTCACCTGGACGCGGATGGCGACCGTGGCACTCGCCGTAACCGGGGTGGCCCTGCTCGCTTTCGGCCATGGTGCCTCGGCGAACTTCTCCCTGCCGGGAATCGCGCTGGGCATCCTGTGCGCCGTCAGCATCGCGTCCTACACGGTGTCCTCGGTGCCCCTGATCCACGAGCACGGCGTGCTGGTCACCAACGGGTGGGGCTCGCTGCTGGGGTCGGTTCCGCTGCTGACGCTGAGCGCGCCGTGGCAGGTGAGCTTCGACGGTGGCGGCTGGGAGTTCACCTGGTTGCTGGCCTTCGTCATCGT includes:
- a CDS encoding DMT family transporter, producing MAGRVTEHPSTGRKAHRLAVASAAAGATLWGLSGVAAQDLFRGGVSPVWLTAMRLVVTGVCLVGFVRRLPPRHSWPRLLATAVGLAAAQFFFFAAVAASDVATASFVQFLAVPILALYEKVVDRSALTWTRMATVALAVTGVALLAFGHGASANFSLPGIALGILCAVSIASYTVSSVPLIHEHGVLVTNGWGSLLGSVPLLTLSAPWQVSFDGGGWEFTWLLAFVIVVGTLGGTSLYFGSLRSITPTEAQTATTAEAIAAAIGAALFLNLVLDARQYAGGALIMVSVLLLCLADPPRVPSGVAPAEDHPR